The Anomaloglossus baeobatrachus isolate aAnoBae1 chromosome 10, aAnoBae1.hap1, whole genome shotgun sequence genome has a segment encoding these proteins:
- the TSSC4 gene encoding U5 small nuclear ribonucleoprotein TSSC4, which produces MSESEGKDSPPKPFSAFAYESQNDPDTLSLSDSDPALSDEAEVTSLSPGEEEDDDEEDVRQEGQHKPSVLPFTLKGTNAGFSQRSHGIFGGLLDLQKNSPLGQQNRKREVADNLLDDIKGGKSEQGSTGVEAASLKPTSKSTTSAKPLAPSGRLPDYLAHPERWTKYSLENVPDTSDRTNRNTALTFLTELKQQKEAKEVPKETSKRSYNQDSSSSGEGRILFSKPTKKVQQSSEKSGLHSGSVDRSETLIDEGQDETEDPEEAEEGETLGFHGVKKRVRKNFRPKTVHEDEGEAS; this is translated from the coding sequence ATGTCGGAGTCAGAAGGCAAAGACAGCCCCCCAAAACCTTTCAGTGCTTTTGCCTATGAATCACAAAATGATCCTGACACACTCTCGCTAAGTGATTCAGACCCTGCTTTGTCAGACGAGGCAGAGGTGACGTCTCTAAGCCCCGGAGAAGAAGAGGATGATGATGAAGAAGATGTGAGACAAGAAGGGCAGCATAAGCCTTCAGTGCTTCCGTTTACTCTGAAGGGAACCAATGCGGGTTTCTCCCAGCGCAGTCATGGCATCTTTGGAGGTCTCTTAGACTTACAGAAGAATTCACCTCTTGGCCAGCAGAATAGAAAACGCGAGGTGGCAGATAATTTACTGGATGACATCAAAGGGGGGAAATCAGAGCAAGGTAGTACTGGTGTTGAAGCCGCATCTCTCAAACCAACCAGCAAGAGTACGACCAGTGCAAAACCCTTGGCTCCTAGTGGACGGCTTCCAGATTATTTAGCACATCCAGAGCGCTGGACGAAATACAGCTTGGAGAATGTTCCAGACACCAGTGATCGCACAAATCGCAATACAGCTCTAACCTTCCTAACGGAGCTAAAGCAGCAAAAGGAAGCTAAAGAGGTCCCCAAAGAAACAAGTAAACGCTCGTACAACCAAGACTCCTCCAGCTCTGGTGAGGGCAGAATTCTCTTTTCAAAGCCCACCAAAAAGGTGCAGCAGAGCAGCGAAAAAAGTggcttgcactcaggatctgtgGACAGGTCCGAGACATTGATTGATGAAGGCCAGGATGAGACTGAGGATCCAGAGGAGGCGGAAGAGGGCGAGACCTTGGGGTTCCACGGAGTTAAGAAACGGGTCCGGAAAAATTTCAGACCTAAAACAGTTCATGAAGATGAAGGAGAGGCTTCCTAA